A stretch of the Erinaceus europaeus chromosome 1, mEriEur2.1, whole genome shotgun sequence genome encodes the following:
- the LOC132540280 gene encoding zinc finger protein 7-like isoform X1, translated as MKERALHQDFLSPMICAPVRSTSSINPELGTPGLTLSRSRPRPLSVKATAPSQCGLLAGNHRDGRASQLPRTAGSLRRGRVRAAKAHSQSRCAFPSPERSSGRVSQPECVDAQSTSLMEAVTFGDVAVHFSREEWQCLDPGQRALYKEVMLENHNSVAGLAGFLVFKPELISRLEQGQEPWVLDLQGVEGTEMPRTSQTDSTIGTDSGQACEDTVILKSESHVVMVKTPPHSLPQSPDFGYTCGSEIWSESQPCSPVLRVNSLLQNTGSLAPRKTFKEDDEEGGHLGHQPDRSQGSSAEGSSSKCDMCGRSFRCTSAITLQCEINTEKKLGKCQECQEKLNCPQGRFQRHCDGDKAFRCEECGKVFRLCSQLNQHQRIHTGEKPFKCIECGKAFRLSSKLIQHQRIHTGEKPYRCEECGKAFGQSSSLIHHQRVHTGERPYSCHECGKAFSQQSQLVRHQRTHTGEKPYPCKECGKAFSQSSTLAQHQRMHVGEKPQVPRTLESLERVHTTEKPFKCDECGKAFRWVSRLSQHQLTHTGEKPYKCNKCAKAFGCSSRLIRHQRTHTGEKPFKCEECGKGFVQGSHLIQHQRIHTGEKPYECSDCGKAFSQSSSLIYHQRIHKGEKPYECLQCGKAFSMSTQLTIHQRVHTGERPYKCSECGKAFSQNSTLFQHQIIHAGVKPYGCSECGKAFSRSSYLIEHQRIHTRAQWCHEYGSTLEGSAHMSRKKASTVKKLHKCDECEKIFRWRSHLIIHQRIHTGEKPYKCNECGKAFNRSSRLTQHQKTHMG; from the exons atgaaagagagagcaCTTCACCAGGATTTCCTCTCACCAATGATTTGCGCTCCTGTGAGAAGTACCAGCAGTATCAACCCAGAACTTGGAACTCCCGGTCTCACCCTTTCCAGATCGAGGCCACGCCCCCTCTCGGTTAAGGCCACCGCCCCTTCCCAGTGCGGGTTGCTGGCTGGGAACCACCGAGATGGTCGGGCCTCCCAGTTGCCCAGAACGGCCGGAAGTCTGCGGAGAGGGCGGGTTCGAGCGGCGAAGGCCCATTCCCAGAGCCGCTGCGCGTTTCCAAGCCCCGAGCGGTCCTCTGGGCGG GTCTCTCAGCCAGAATGTGTGGATGCCCAGTCGACAAGCCTCATG GAGGCTGTGACATTTGGTGATGTGGCTGTGCACTTCTCGAGGGAGGAGTGGCAATGCCTGGACCCTGGCCAGAGGGCCCTCTACAAGGAGGTGATGCTAGAGAACCACAACAGTGTGGCCGGACTAG CAGGATTCCTGGTCTTCAAGCCTGAGCTGATCTCCCGGCTGGAGCAGGGGCAAGAGCCATGGGTCCTCGACCTGCAGGGAGTGGAGGGGACAGAGATGCCAAGGACATCCCAGACAG attctACAATTGGCACTGAtagtgggcaggcctgtgaggaCACTGTCATTTTAAAATCAGAATCCCATGTGGTCATGGTCAAAACTCCCCCACACagtcttcctcagagtcctgacTTTGGATACACCTGTGGTTCTGAGATTTGGTCTGAAAGTCAACCATGCAGCCCTGTGCTAAGAGTAAACTCCCTCCTCCAGAACACAGGAAGCTTGGCTCCCAGAAAGACCTTCAAGGAGGATGACGAGGAAGGTGGTCATCTAGGTCATCAACCTGATAGAAGTCAGGGTAGCTCTGCAGAAGGGTCATCCTCAAAATGTGATATGTGTGGCAGAAGTTTCAGATGTACATCAGCAATTACTCTGCAGTGTGAGATTAACACAGAGAAGAAACTTGGCAAATGTCAGGAATGCCAGGAAAAACTTAACTGCCCCCAAGGGAGATTCCAAAGACACTGTGATGGAGATAAGGCATTCAGGTGTGAGGAGTGTGGGAAAGTCTTTAGGTTGTGCTCACAACTGAATCAACACCAGAGAATCCACACTGGGGAGAAGCCATTCAAATGCATTGAGTGTGGGAAGGCCTTTCGCTTGAGCTCAAAACTGATTCAACATCAAAGAATACATACTGGAGAGAAGCCTTACAGATGTGAGGAATGTGGAAAGGCCTTTGGTCAGAGCTCTAGCCTCATTCATCACCAGAGGGTGCATACAGGAGAGCGGCCCTACTCCTGCCATGAGTGCGGAAAGGCCTTTAGTCAGCAGTCACAACTAGTTAGACACCAGAGGactcacactggagagaaaccctaccCCTGCAAAGAGTGTGGGAAGGCCTTCAGCCAGAGCTCAACCCTTGCTCAGCACCAGCGGATGCATGTGGGAGAGAAACCACAAGTCCCTAGAACCCTGGAGAGTTTGGAAAGGGTTCACACCACAGAGAAACCATTTAAGTGTGATGAATGTGGGAAGGCTTTTAGATGGGTCTCTCGCCTTAGTCAACATCAGCTAACTCACACTGGTGAGAAACCTTATAAGTGCAACAAGTGTGCAAAAGCTTTCGGTTGTAGTTCTCGACTTATTCGCCACCAGAGAACTCACACTGGGGAAAAGCCATTTAAATGTGAGGAGTGTGGGAAAGGCTTTGTCCAAGGTTCCCACCTAATTCAGCACCAGAGAATTCACACCggtgagaagccctatgaatgcaGTGATTGTGGAAAAGCTTTCAGCCAGAGTTCTAGCCTCATTTACCATCAGAGAATCCATAAGGGGGAGAAGCCCTATGAGTGCCTACAGTGTGGGAAGGCTTTTAGCATGAGCACACAGCTCACAATCCATCAGAGAGTCCACACTGGGGAGAGGCCCTATAAGTGTAGTGAGTGTGGAAAAGCCTTCAGTCAAAACTCAACCCTTTTCCAACACCAGATAATCCATGCTGGAGTGAAGCCCTATGGGTGCAGCGAGTGTGGGAAGGCCTTTAGCCGCAGCTCCTATCTCATTGAGCACCAGAGGATCCATACTCGAGCCCAGTGGTGTCATGAGTATGGGAGTACTCTAGAAGGCTCTGCCCACATGAGCCGCAAAAAGGCTAGTACTGTAAAGAAACTGCATAAGTGTGATGAATGTGAGAAAATATTCAGGTGGCGTTCTCATCTAATTATACATCAGAGAATACATACTGGAGAAAAGCCCTACAAATGTAATGAATGTGGAAAGGCATTTAATCGGAGCTCAAGACTTACTCAGCACCAGAAAACTCACATGGGATAG
- the LOC132540280 gene encoding zinc finger protein 7-like isoform X2, which produces MSTAAPPCTLTRGHLGMEVSQPECVDAQSTSLMEAVTFGDVAVHFSREEWQCLDPGQRALYKEVMLENHNSVAGLAGFLVFKPELISRLEQGQEPWVLDLQGVEGTEMPRTSQTDSTIGTDSGQACEDTVILKSESHVVMVKTPPHSLPQSPDFGYTCGSEIWSESQPCSPVLRVNSLLQNTGSLAPRKTFKEDDEEGGHLGHQPDRSQGSSAEGSSSKCDMCGRSFRCTSAITLQCEINTEKKLGKCQECQEKLNCPQGRFQRHCDGDKAFRCEECGKVFRLCSQLNQHQRIHTGEKPFKCIECGKAFRLSSKLIQHQRIHTGEKPYRCEECGKAFGQSSSLIHHQRVHTGERPYSCHECGKAFSQQSQLVRHQRTHTGEKPYPCKECGKAFSQSSTLAQHQRMHVGEKPQVPRTLESLERVHTTEKPFKCDECGKAFRWVSRLSQHQLTHTGEKPYKCNKCAKAFGCSSRLIRHQRTHTGEKPFKCEECGKGFVQGSHLIQHQRIHTGEKPYECSDCGKAFSQSSSLIYHQRIHKGEKPYECLQCGKAFSMSTQLTIHQRVHTGERPYKCSECGKAFSQNSTLFQHQIIHAGVKPYGCSECGKAFSRSSYLIEHQRIHTRAQWCHEYGSTLEGSAHMSRKKASTVKKLHKCDECEKIFRWRSHLIIHQRIHTGEKPYKCNECGKAFNRSSRLTQHQKTHMG; this is translated from the exons ATGAGCACTGCAGCCCCACCATGCACCCTCACCAGAGGACATCTGGGGATGGAG GTCTCTCAGCCAGAATGTGTGGATGCCCAGTCGACAAGCCTCATG GAGGCTGTGACATTTGGTGATGTGGCTGTGCACTTCTCGAGGGAGGAGTGGCAATGCCTGGACCCTGGCCAGAGGGCCCTCTACAAGGAGGTGATGCTAGAGAACCACAACAGTGTGGCCGGACTAG CAGGATTCCTGGTCTTCAAGCCTGAGCTGATCTCCCGGCTGGAGCAGGGGCAAGAGCCATGGGTCCTCGACCTGCAGGGAGTGGAGGGGACAGAGATGCCAAGGACATCCCAGACAG attctACAATTGGCACTGAtagtgggcaggcctgtgaggaCACTGTCATTTTAAAATCAGAATCCCATGTGGTCATGGTCAAAACTCCCCCACACagtcttcctcagagtcctgacTTTGGATACACCTGTGGTTCTGAGATTTGGTCTGAAAGTCAACCATGCAGCCCTGTGCTAAGAGTAAACTCCCTCCTCCAGAACACAGGAAGCTTGGCTCCCAGAAAGACCTTCAAGGAGGATGACGAGGAAGGTGGTCATCTAGGTCATCAACCTGATAGAAGTCAGGGTAGCTCTGCAGAAGGGTCATCCTCAAAATGTGATATGTGTGGCAGAAGTTTCAGATGTACATCAGCAATTACTCTGCAGTGTGAGATTAACACAGAGAAGAAACTTGGCAAATGTCAGGAATGCCAGGAAAAACTTAACTGCCCCCAAGGGAGATTCCAAAGACACTGTGATGGAGATAAGGCATTCAGGTGTGAGGAGTGTGGGAAAGTCTTTAGGTTGTGCTCACAACTGAATCAACACCAGAGAATCCACACTGGGGAGAAGCCATTCAAATGCATTGAGTGTGGGAAGGCCTTTCGCTTGAGCTCAAAACTGATTCAACATCAAAGAATACATACTGGAGAGAAGCCTTACAGATGTGAGGAATGTGGAAAGGCCTTTGGTCAGAGCTCTAGCCTCATTCATCACCAGAGGGTGCATACAGGAGAGCGGCCCTACTCCTGCCATGAGTGCGGAAAGGCCTTTAGTCAGCAGTCACAACTAGTTAGACACCAGAGGactcacactggagagaaaccctaccCCTGCAAAGAGTGTGGGAAGGCCTTCAGCCAGAGCTCAACCCTTGCTCAGCACCAGCGGATGCATGTGGGAGAGAAACCACAAGTCCCTAGAACCCTGGAGAGTTTGGAAAGGGTTCACACCACAGAGAAACCATTTAAGTGTGATGAATGTGGGAAGGCTTTTAGATGGGTCTCTCGCCTTAGTCAACATCAGCTAACTCACACTGGTGAGAAACCTTATAAGTGCAACAAGTGTGCAAAAGCTTTCGGTTGTAGTTCTCGACTTATTCGCCACCAGAGAACTCACACTGGGGAAAAGCCATTTAAATGTGAGGAGTGTGGGAAAGGCTTTGTCCAAGGTTCCCACCTAATTCAGCACCAGAGAATTCACACCggtgagaagccctatgaatgcaGTGATTGTGGAAAAGCTTTCAGCCAGAGTTCTAGCCTCATTTACCATCAGAGAATCCATAAGGGGGAGAAGCCCTATGAGTGCCTACAGTGTGGGAAGGCTTTTAGCATGAGCACACAGCTCACAATCCATCAGAGAGTCCACACTGGGGAGAGGCCCTATAAGTGTAGTGAGTGTGGAAAAGCCTTCAGTCAAAACTCAACCCTTTTCCAACACCAGATAATCCATGCTGGAGTGAAGCCCTATGGGTGCAGCGAGTGTGGGAAGGCCTTTAGCCGCAGCTCCTATCTCATTGAGCACCAGAGGATCCATACTCGAGCCCAGTGGTGTCATGAGTATGGGAGTACTCTAGAAGGCTCTGCCCACATGAGCCGCAAAAAGGCTAGTACTGTAAAGAAACTGCATAAGTGTGATGAATGTGAGAAAATATTCAGGTGGCGTTCTCATCTAATTATACATCAGAGAATACATACTGGAGAAAAGCCCTACAAATGTAATGAATGTGGAAAGGCATTTAATCGGAGCTCAAGACTTACTCAGCACCAGAAAACTCACATGGGATAG
- the LOC132540280 gene encoding zinc finger protein 7-like isoform X3 encodes MHPHQRTSGDGGLSARMCGCPVDKPHAGFLVFKPELISRLEQGQEPWVLDLQGVEGTEMPRTSQTDSTIGTDSGQACEDTVILKSESHVVMVKTPPHSLPQSPDFGYTCGSEIWSESQPCSPVLRVNSLLQNTGSLAPRKTFKEDDEEGGHLGHQPDRSQGSSAEGSSSKCDMCGRSFRCTSAITLQCEINTEKKLGKCQECQEKLNCPQGRFQRHCDGDKAFRCEECGKVFRLCSQLNQHQRIHTGEKPFKCIECGKAFRLSSKLIQHQRIHTGEKPYRCEECGKAFGQSSSLIHHQRVHTGERPYSCHECGKAFSQQSQLVRHQRTHTGEKPYPCKECGKAFSQSSTLAQHQRMHVGEKPQVPRTLESLERVHTTEKPFKCDECGKAFRWVSRLSQHQLTHTGEKPYKCNKCAKAFGCSSRLIRHQRTHTGEKPFKCEECGKGFVQGSHLIQHQRIHTGEKPYECSDCGKAFSQSSSLIYHQRIHKGEKPYECLQCGKAFSMSTQLTIHQRVHTGERPYKCSECGKAFSQNSTLFQHQIIHAGVKPYGCSECGKAFSRSSYLIEHQRIHTRAQWCHEYGSTLEGSAHMSRKKASTVKKLHKCDECEKIFRWRSHLIIHQRIHTGEKPYKCNECGKAFNRSSRLTQHQKTHMG; translated from the exons ATGCACCCTCACCAGAGGACATCTGGGGATGGAG GTCTCTCAGCCAGAATGTGTGGATGCCCAGTCGACAAGCCTCATG CAGGATTCCTGGTCTTCAAGCCTGAGCTGATCTCCCGGCTGGAGCAGGGGCAAGAGCCATGGGTCCTCGACCTGCAGGGAGTGGAGGGGACAGAGATGCCAAGGACATCCCAGACAG attctACAATTGGCACTGAtagtgggcaggcctgtgaggaCACTGTCATTTTAAAATCAGAATCCCATGTGGTCATGGTCAAAACTCCCCCACACagtcttcctcagagtcctgacTTTGGATACACCTGTGGTTCTGAGATTTGGTCTGAAAGTCAACCATGCAGCCCTGTGCTAAGAGTAAACTCCCTCCTCCAGAACACAGGAAGCTTGGCTCCCAGAAAGACCTTCAAGGAGGATGACGAGGAAGGTGGTCATCTAGGTCATCAACCTGATAGAAGTCAGGGTAGCTCTGCAGAAGGGTCATCCTCAAAATGTGATATGTGTGGCAGAAGTTTCAGATGTACATCAGCAATTACTCTGCAGTGTGAGATTAACACAGAGAAGAAACTTGGCAAATGTCAGGAATGCCAGGAAAAACTTAACTGCCCCCAAGGGAGATTCCAAAGACACTGTGATGGAGATAAGGCATTCAGGTGTGAGGAGTGTGGGAAAGTCTTTAGGTTGTGCTCACAACTGAATCAACACCAGAGAATCCACACTGGGGAGAAGCCATTCAAATGCATTGAGTGTGGGAAGGCCTTTCGCTTGAGCTCAAAACTGATTCAACATCAAAGAATACATACTGGAGAGAAGCCTTACAGATGTGAGGAATGTGGAAAGGCCTTTGGTCAGAGCTCTAGCCTCATTCATCACCAGAGGGTGCATACAGGAGAGCGGCCCTACTCCTGCCATGAGTGCGGAAAGGCCTTTAGTCAGCAGTCACAACTAGTTAGACACCAGAGGactcacactggagagaaaccctaccCCTGCAAAGAGTGTGGGAAGGCCTTCAGCCAGAGCTCAACCCTTGCTCAGCACCAGCGGATGCATGTGGGAGAGAAACCACAAGTCCCTAGAACCCTGGAGAGTTTGGAAAGGGTTCACACCACAGAGAAACCATTTAAGTGTGATGAATGTGGGAAGGCTTTTAGATGGGTCTCTCGCCTTAGTCAACATCAGCTAACTCACACTGGTGAGAAACCTTATAAGTGCAACAAGTGTGCAAAAGCTTTCGGTTGTAGTTCTCGACTTATTCGCCACCAGAGAACTCACACTGGGGAAAAGCCATTTAAATGTGAGGAGTGTGGGAAAGGCTTTGTCCAAGGTTCCCACCTAATTCAGCACCAGAGAATTCACACCggtgagaagccctatgaatgcaGTGATTGTGGAAAAGCTTTCAGCCAGAGTTCTAGCCTCATTTACCATCAGAGAATCCATAAGGGGGAGAAGCCCTATGAGTGCCTACAGTGTGGGAAGGCTTTTAGCATGAGCACACAGCTCACAATCCATCAGAGAGTCCACACTGGGGAGAGGCCCTATAAGTGTAGTGAGTGTGGAAAAGCCTTCAGTCAAAACTCAACCCTTTTCCAACACCAGATAATCCATGCTGGAGTGAAGCCCTATGGGTGCAGCGAGTGTGGGAAGGCCTTTAGCCGCAGCTCCTATCTCATTGAGCACCAGAGGATCCATACTCGAGCCCAGTGGTGTCATGAGTATGGGAGTACTCTAGAAGGCTCTGCCCACATGAGCCGCAAAAAGGCTAGTACTGTAAAGAAACTGCATAAGTGTGATGAATGTGAGAAAATATTCAGGTGGCGTTCTCATCTAATTATACATCAGAGAATACATACTGGAGAAAAGCCCTACAAATGTAATGAATGTGGAAAGGCATTTAATCGGAGCTCAAGACTTACTCAGCACCAGAAAACTCACATGGGATAG